A single region of the Lineus longissimus chromosome 14, tnLinLong1.2, whole genome shotgun sequence genome encodes:
- the LOC135499092 gene encoding uncharacterized protein LOC135499092 — MAYDNGFMCRLFSVKHREYLYAASQDPFDEDRRSIFTWKAGDSDSMCNWKLIPATHDYGTERKFYVYNDHQKEYLYAASQSPYDGERRHVFTWRRNQERDDMMLWRLEPTSKPGVFALYNPYQKEYLYAADFDYDSQRRRVFTWRPGVRCGSQGHWRVEWLGQNPLN, encoded by the coding sequence ATGGCCTACGACAACGGTTTCATGTGTCGCCTCTTCAGCGTGAAGCACCGTGAATACTTGTACGCTGCGAGCCAGGATCCTTTCGACGAAGACAGGAGAAGCATATTCACGTGGAAGGCCGGCGATTCCGATTCCATGTGCAACTGGAAGTTGATCCCAGCAACACATGATTACGGCACGGAGCGGAAGTTCTACGTCTACAATGATCACCAGAAGGAATACCTATACGCGGCCTCCCAGTCCCCGTATGACGGTGAGCGGCGCCATGTTTTCACCTGGCGGAGGAACCAGGAGCGAGACGACATGATGTTGTGGCGCCTTGAACCAACCTCGAAGCCAGGTGTATTCGCGTTGTACAACCCGTACCAGAAAGAATACCTGTACGCAGCTGATTTCGATTATGACAGTCAACGTCGCAGGGTGTTCACATGGAGGCCTGGCGTCCGCTGCGGTAGCCAAGGACACTGGAGAGTTGAATGGCTGGGACAGAATCCGTTGAACTAG